Below is a genomic region from Miscanthus floridulus cultivar M001 chromosome 1, ASM1932011v1, whole genome shotgun sequence.
ACAAGGACATGTATAGAATAATCTATCCAAAAGACCGTCGGGGTTTTGAAGCTGACTTTTCGGATTAAAAAGTGTTCCTAAACCAGCTAACACCTTGCTTAGGACAACCATTGAGACAAGCATGTCGTCGGACAATCAATTGATCTACACATACCTAAAACAGTGGCCACTTCTTCAAATGTCCTACTGAAAAACTTGCTGCCACTTTGTGCTGCCCGATCAATCTCGACACTACAACAGTTGGTAGATCCCCTGTTCAGTTGACAGAACTGCTAATTCAAATTTGGCAAATTACAAACAATTTGGACCAATTTTGGATTCTAAGTTTTTGCAAGGCTGCACCAAACAAAATCCTGAACAAACCATACAGAATTCTATCTAGATTATATATATGTAAactgaaattcaccgagataatTAATGACTGCAAAATGTGAAATGACTCATTTACCCGCATCTGAAATCTGAAACTACTTTGAAAGGAAACTGCCCCTTCTTCTTCCCACTCTGAAATCTCCAACTACAGTAACTATGATACTAATTGGATGAGGGAGTATAATTTCTTGTGCACACATTTTGCAAGGCAAGTTATATACGACAAGGGCATCCCTTTATTGATGGAATTGCTAGAAATCAAAGACTATCGAAAATCAGATCTGAATACAAATGACTCCAGGGTTCAtgtgctcggtttcgcacagcacgaagggaagagaagggtggCCTGGTGGGCATACCTGTTGGGTGCTCGTCGCCGACGAAGGGCCCGATGTAGACCTAAGCACCTTGCGTGCACGCGGCGGCATCTTCTCCTCCTCAGTGCTTCGTCCAGGGGAAGGGAATGACAAATGCGGATCGGGCATGGGTGAGGCGGCGGCACAGGTCGGGATGATGGCCTTGCGGCGGTGGCTCGGTCTTGTGGCGGCGGCGCGACAGAGCGGAACGGGGCACGGCGGCGTCGGCGACGTGCAGCGGTGCAGATAGGTGCCCCGGCCCAATTTCCCGCGGTGAGGGCGAGGGCGAAGGGAGATGTACACGTACGTGTGGCATGGGCGGCTAGGCGCGGCTCACGCAGCGCGCGGCGCAGCTCCTCCGCGTACTCGGTGAACACAGCACGCAGCGTGTCCGACTGACCGCCGTCGTCAAACAGCGCCCCGGCGTCCTGATCGGTTTTGACGGCGTTGGTGTCGGCGTGACGGAGCTTGAGGGCCTCGCGTTAGGCGGCGGGGGCAGGGCGTCGAGGCCGCGAGTTTCCTTTTCGCACGGGAGGGCAGAGTGTGGAGGCCACGAGTTTCCTTGTCGCACGGGCGGGCAGAGCGTCGAGGCGGAAAACTTTTTTTCGCACGGGGTGAGGCGAAGTTTTTGTCGCACCGAAACGGTCTCTCCTCTTTAGTCTTTTTAGATGTGAGAGATGAGAGATATGAATTCATGCATCCCATAGGAATCTCATAGGGCATACATTTTCTTACAGGATTGGAATCCTCTAAAATTCATATGGTTTTACATTTGTTCTGAAGGAAGCCTAAGCATTAGCACAACAATCTGTGTATCACTAATTCAGACAAGCACTTGATCAAGAAGACACAATCTTGAAGCTGAATTGCCATAGCTTCTTGGCCAACTCAGCATCTGAAGCTTGTGAGCTCGGGCTGGCTATATCACAATTGGTGAAGTACTTTCCACTTATCCCCTTCACTTGAGGATGCATTGCAACATAGCAAGTCGTTGCAGCACCCTTAAAAAGAGTTAAAAAAAAGTTGATTAGGATCAGTGCATGTTCCACCAACGTGGCAGCAGTAAAATAAGAGGTGAAAACCTACCTGCTCCACTGTTCTACATATGATTCTTCCAATGGAGTTCAATAGAGCTGCAAGGGTGGGGGGAACAGTTACCAATGCCATTTTAATTTGAGCTCTATGTAAATGTTTTTCAGAAGCCAGAAACCCTTTCGTATTCATATGATGAACAAAATTGATTGCAAGACTTGAGAAAATACCAGAGACAATAGTCCTGTTCCTAAAAAGGTTAGTCGTGATGACACCAGAATGAACTGCATTGGCTGAAATATTCACTCCTTCCTCCTGTTCAAGAAGATAACTTCTTCCTTTATTGTCCAGTTCATGTATTCATATGTAACAACAGCCATTTCAGTAACAAAGATCTGAGATACCTTGAGTATTCGGGACAGTTCATTAGAATGAAGAATATTGGCAAGCTTGGATTGACCGTAAGCAacaaacagcctgttcgcttgctcgtaaacgatcgtaaatttccagccgggaacagtgttttcctctcacaccaaaccagccagcagtaaataatccacgatacgatacggtctcccgaacaggctgaaagtCGTTCAAACTGTGTAAGGTGAAAAACAACAAACATGCTGGTATCATTTATGAGAAGAATAGTATCAATTTTTTCAATAGAGTTCAGATTGATCTCAGAATGGATTACCCAGAAGGATCATGAATTTTGTCAAAACAGATTCCTTCACGATAGGTCATGGAATGTCCGGAAGATGTCAGATTGACAATCCGTCCCTCGAGACAGCTGTCCCTACATGTCTTCTTCATGTTCTCCAATAACAGGTTTGTTAGAAGAAAATGGCCTGTCATATATCAAGTTAAACGCTACTGCATTCTCAGGAATCATCCTCATAGGTCATAATTCAGAGGAGGAAGGGATACTCTTCTACAGACTATACAGGTAAACGAGAGATGCCGCACAATGAAAGAAGTTCGAATTCCAACAATGTGCCCAACAAATGTCAAAAGCTGCAGCCTGCAGTGCGATAAGAGGACACACCAATGTGATTTGTCGCGAAATGCAGTTCCAGACCGTCGCAGGAACGTGTGCAGTTCCTTGTCATCACTCCAGCGTTGTTGCTGCCGAAAAGAACATCAAGTCAACCGACCAAACACATTACACAACCTGGTACTACTATGATTTCAGGCTGGCTTTTGACAGTTTGTGATAGCACTGGCATGAAGTACAGAAGTAGGAGGACTTGTTCGTGCTTACATGAGAATGTTGAGGGGCAAGTTCAGACAGCCGAACTCGGAGGCGAATCTCCTTACGGAAGCTATGGAGCTGAGGTCCAGCTCCAGAACGTCAATCCTCGCGCCGGGGATCTTGGCCACGATGGCTTCCCTGGCCTCGAGCCCGGCGGAGACGTTGCGGACGGCCATGACGACGTGCACGCCGCGCAACGCCAGAACACGCGCCGTCTCCAGCCCGATGCCTTTCGACGCACCTGCGCAGGTAGTCTCAGCTCAGCATCGGCATTCCTTGGCCGCAAATGCAATCTCGGAGTCCGACTAGCTAGCCCGAGCCGGCGAACCCCGAGGCTGGCCGGACGGATTAGGTGGCCGCCATTTCGACTCCAGTCAAGCCCATAGTGGCCGTCATTCCCGTTGAATACGCCTTCAAGATCAGAGGTGGGGTGGAAGCTGAATGGACTGGCAGAGAAGCGTGTTTTTAGGTACCTGTGATGACGGCGACCAGACAATGGCCGTCGACGCCGGCGGTGACCTCCTCAGCCGTCGAGGCGCCAGAGAAGCCCGAGGGCCCTTTGCGGTTGAACCACCACATCAGGCAGCAGATCCAGATGGCTCTGGCGTGGCTACCTGGGATGCCGGACTAATAATGCCAATATGTAAAATAAAATAGAGGCGTAAACAAAGAGCAATATCTTATAAAGCTAATCTCCGCTACATGTTTTATCACAGCATATAAGACATCTACGTCATCTTCCATTAATAACTATGTCGTACCACTAACTTCTAACCTCTTAATACAAACTTTTCATGTCATCTTAAGTTCTATCTCAACGTACAAACATCCCTATCATGTTCCACTAACTATTCACATCATCTTTCGCTAATAGATATGTCATGTCACTGACTTTTAACCTCTTAATAAAAATTATCCATATCATCCCTActtaattttatttttaattttttacaaTCTTCGCGTCAAACGAGCGGAGTATCTTTTagttataatatatttttaattaatAAGAACAGGTATTATAACTTGTATGAGTCGACAAGATGAGCTCCACGTAAAAAATAATGCCACGTTAGGTGAGAGATTGTTGAACGGACGCTTACCTTCTCGCCCGCTGAAACGCAAAATACGCTTATTAAAAATCCAAAATACAAGAAAAAAAGCTGCCATGCAGCCAGATGCTAGCTGGGAGTCACCGTTCCGTTCTTATGTGCTGTGCCCCAACCGCAAAATACTATTATATTGCTTGTATAATTTGTATTTGATACAACTAATCTTCCAGCCATGAATAAAAAAAGCACCTAATCTTCCGAACTTTTTACCTGTATGGCCTAGAAAAAATAGCTCTTCCTTATATAACTCTTTTTCTAAACTTACTTGCTCTAAAACGAATTTTCATTCCTTCTACGACCTTCCGTCCGTTTTTATCATTTAACGGTGTTAAGTCAAGGGTAAAAAGACCATTTTGCCCCTGGCGTAAAAAAATAAATTGTAAAGTTTTGTTTGTTTGTTGTATATTTAGAGTAATATTAAGCAAATAAATTTACACATACAAAGTGGGACATATTTGGAGTATGTAATACACATAACAGTACATATTTGAAGTAATATTAAGCAAATAAGGCACATAACAGTACATTATGTGCTCTAAAAATTTTCACACATGCATTGCAATTAACCAAGTCTCACATAAATAAGGTCTCACATAAATCCACTATAGTTTCAGTCACATATAAATAAGGTCTCACATAAATAAGGTCACACAAGAATGCGAATTCAAACATACATTAGTCTCACATACAACTAGCAAATTCAATAGGCATATCACAAATCAAAGACTGATCCTTCTTTTGCTTCGCGTGCTCATAGTAGGGTTGCTAAGAAGTACGGCCTTGCTTCTTGTATCCATCAATGGGCTATCAAGTGGCACCTTCGGAATGTCTACGGCTTTTTTCTTTGGAAGGCctagcttcttcttgatgggtGTCCGCTTCCTTTTAACTTGAGCGGGTCGATCTTCGCGTGAAGCAATAGAAAGTGTTTCGGACTGATTTGACCCACTTCCTGACCTACAAATGTTATACATTGACAATGGTTTAGATAAGAGGAAAAAATTGAATTCATGTAACTGAAATTCAGAATTAAAAACGTACAATTTTGAACGTCCAGAGTTGTAGTGCGGCTTCCCTTTTTCTTACTTGAAACCTCCAAGCTGTGGCTGTCATGGTAGTCAAATAATGAAGTTTTCAAAGCAATATGTGATGATATAGAGAGATTTCAGCAATATATAAATTATCTTTTAGAGGCTTCAGGTGTACAATCATCACTTTTCCTCTTTTTAGAAGATGTTGTTTCCGAGTTTTGACTACGGTGATAAATTAGTTGGTACTTAGAATTCATCAGAAGTGCGAAATAACCATGGGAGTAAGGAAGCAATACCAAACCTTGGAGAAAAAGACATGGATGCCGCTGGTGCATCTTCCTCTAAAAGCACAATGGAACTTTGGGCTGATTTGGTGTTCTTGCCCTCTTCTTTGGTTCTCCCCTGAAATAAGAATAGAATCAATATCATGTACTTTACAAAGGAAAAACATAAATGGTAGAAAAGAGTAGACAAGTTATTACCTGATTGCTTTCATAACTTTAATGTCTTCTGGTCTGCCTCTCTTGCAATTATGCCAATGATGTCCATAGTCCATATAAATAGGGCACTGGTGCTGTCCTTTTCTCTTTTCCTTGTCATCGGTACCTTTTTGCCTTTCAGTTTTGGGCCTACCAGCAACTGGTGTCAATAAAGGTGGGTGCATGAaaaattcatggttagatttaggCCACTGAGACTAGTCTGGCATAGTAGGAATCAGCTGACTGTATGCAACTCTAAATTTCTCCACCGAGTAGTACAAGTCAACATAATTCTCTATTGGTGCATCGCTAAGGGATGTGATGAATGCTAGTGCATGCTTGCAAGGAATCCCAGAAACCTGCCATTGTCCACAAGAACAAGTCCTCTCTTGTAGGTTAACAATAAACCGAAATTTCCAAGTTTACTTCTCTACTCTGCTCATTCAATTCCTTGATGATGTGGGGTAGAATCAAGCCCTGAAGTTTCCTCTCTATTTTCCTTCTTTTGTTCCACTTGGACATGAGCATTTTGCCTGAGCATGTCCAtgaaatcatccaagttcatggaCTTGTGAAGCTTAATCTAGTTGTTGAAGCTTTTAGCAAGGTTGTTAGTCACATAGTCTACCTTGCAAATGGTTTTGAATTAGCTCCTTGTCCACAACTTTTTGTGGGTTTTCCTTAGCCAATTTGTTGCAGCTGACTTTGCATTCTCCATAGCAAGCCAATGCTTTTCAAACAAATATGGGTTCCATGAGTAAGCTGCTGCCCATAGGTGGTCATCAAACACCTTGCAATGATACCTTTTCTTGAAGTTGGTCACTAAATGAAACATGCATTCTCTATGTTCAGCCCCTATAAATACTTCACTCACCCCTACCCATCACAGCCTGTCCTGCATCAGTACATATGGTTAAGCCCCTTGGTGATCCTATAGCCTCTCTAAGGTGACTCATGAACCAAATTCAGTTCTCAGCAATTTCTGAATAAAAAACTCCAAAGCAAATAGGATACAACCACTTATGCCCATCAACAGCACATGCACTAGCCAATTGCCCCTTGTACTTGCCTGTCAAGAATATGTTGTCTATTGCAAGGTACGGCCTACAACCAGCAAGGAACCATCTATGCATGGTTTTAATGCAAAAAAGAATCTTCTAAATCTGATCCTGTCATCTACTATGTGATGGTCAATAACGACTAAGCTACTAGGACAACTCTCAACTTGTGCTTTAAACTTGAACATGTTATCAAAGTTGGAATCCCAATCATCATAAAGATGTTTCAATGCTAGCTCCTTACCATCATACACTCTCTTATAGTTGATTACCTTATGGTGTTCTTTCAATTTGTTCACCAATGCTGCTGCACCCAAAGTTGCATCCCCTATGAGGAAGTCCTTCACCTTTTCACATATCCAAAGCTTGGTTGCATTCTTCACCCTCTTTTTCGTccttgtactagagcaagcatgagCATAAGGGTTTCTTTTGTCGGGGaccgaatactggggtacccaaagaggaggaggtaataaccatcaaacgttgatgcttccgaatAGACAAGAACgcagctacacttcttgcccaacgaccgaaggttggctccacctcgcccgacccctgagagCTAGTTCTACCTTGCCCGATGCCTAGggacagactccgcctcgcccgagccccgagggctagactctacctctcccgacgtctgagggtaggctccgcctcgcccgacgtccgaggacaggctccacctcgcccaacgttcGGGggaaggctctgcctcgcccgacgtctaagggcaggtgtaacaccctaggtgtttggcttctactaattgcatttcatttcataaacatgtgcatcatctatctcatcatgcctttgttactgaaacatgcatatgcaacattttccaattgtgtatgtttcatacttgagtgttgtgaatagtaatggtgtaacatgtgaatgcaacctgagtttctcataccatgaaacatggcaacatggtagtaatatgacaagtataaaataaccacaaggtcatgaaacatgtgaaacatggaattgaaacatatgaatgaattgcttgttttaattgctttatcacatgtgatcattagaagtggtataacaattgtgtaaagtggttgattatggtctaatacaccttaactacacttaggttacttgttgggacattgttcatgtagatcaaaatgaccaaaatgccctcaagtgaaggtttgacttttaataacccttggagtgtcactgtttgactgtttcaaaagaccagcttagagactttgcatggctgtgcactctttaccaaagttgtagctcatttatcaaggaacaaaagttgttttatgatcatttcatgaaaatggttagaacatgctcaaacatggcccacaagtcaaaattgaaggctgatttcaacacttgaaaaatttctaagtgtcataactggattcagtttcgtgtactcaactttttcaccttgtatctccctaacaaagccaaaccagctcgagctccaataacaagagttgtagttcacatatagatgatcaactttgttaactatggcatagtctagatcatcacggattaggagataatcaTCGTCAAACCTGCTCTATCAGTCATCGTCGATGAGCACCGAATCGCcattttcagaaaacggtcagtgaccgtcatggccgaccggctcaggcgACGTTCGCCGCGTGGCGTTCATGCGCTACCGAGGTCACCACGTCGCGTGTCCGCGCTCCAGAAGAGGGCCAGCTCCTGCCCGAACGCGCTCACCGCTCCATTTCCCCCTCTCGCCTTCTCCGCGCGCAGCGCCGTGTCCGTAGCCACTCCACCATTGCCGACTGTGCGTCACCGTCGTCATGCACGCTAGCCACCACGAAAATAGGTTGCCCAGTCCGTCAGTAGCCTCGCCGTGGtctcctctaccttctccaccccacCGTTGATCCAATTGCGCCGTGGTAAGGGCGAAATCGTAgcttcttccaccgccaccatggcTGTTCTCACCGGCGTTGTTGCTCCACACAGACAACCGCCACCGTGaccctcccatcccctcctctgcctCGCGCTAGATCCTAGGTGCACTGCTGAAGCTCGTAGAGCCTCACGTTCGAGACGTAGCATCGTCGTCTCGCCGGAGCCAGCCCTGCTGCGGCCGTGCTCCGCCGTGCTCGTCGCCAACCCCTGTAGCCGTGGCAATAGCTTCAATTGAGGGCACCAATAGACATGCACGAGTGAGTTGACCGCCGTAGCACCACTGCCCTCGCTGGAGGAACCACCGTCgacgagcttcgccgccgccctGTTCTCCTCCCCTACCTGTCTCGCTGTCATGCGGGTCCCGGCTATCAGCCGCTGAGGCCAAGGCGGGAGCCTGGCTAGGCTGtgccgcgtcttgggccgcgccagtGTGCTTCGCAGGCCGCTatttcttcgggccggcccaactgtggctgagctttatttcttattttgttttgttt
It encodes:
- the LOC136493552 gene encoding short-chain dehydrogenase TIC 32, chloroplastic-like, translating into MWWFNRKGPSGFSGASTAEEVTAGVDGHCLVAVITGASKGIGLETARVLALRGVHVVMAVRNVSAGLEAREAIVAKIPGARIDVLELDLSSIASVRRFASEFGCLNLPLNILINNAGVMTRNCTRSCDGLELHFATNHIGHFLLTNLLLENMKKTCRDSCLEGRIVNLTSSGHSMTYREGICFDKIHDPSGLFVAYGQSKLANILHSNELSRILKEEGVNISANAVHSGVITTNLFRNRTIVSALLNSIGRIICRTVEQGAATTCYVAMHPQVKGISGKYFTNCDIASPSSQASDAELAKKLWQFSFKIVSS